A part of Verrucomicrobiales bacterium genomic DNA contains:
- a CDS encoding restriction endonuclease subunit S, producing the protein MPKLGSIAEIRMGATLRGRDATRPDPNGSHRLIRIGDLSSDGELLKLDLLRFEPRTQISENLLLKPGDVLFPNRGTRLTAHAFRMDLPNVIVGAQFFVLRPDSTQLLPGYLAWFLRGEEAATHFTARRKGTLVQVLERKDLYDLAVPVPPLPTQARIVELSSLGRRERQISERLTELKWQELNLRLTTLAHTP; encoded by the coding sequence ATGCCCAAACTCGGTTCCATCGCTGAAATCCGAATGGGCGCGACCCTGCGGGGTCGGGATGCAACTCGTCCCGATCCCAATGGAAGCCACCGCCTGATCCGCATCGGAGACCTTTCGTCGGACGGCGAATTACTCAAGCTCGATCTACTCCGTTTTGAACCAAGAACGCAGATCAGCGAAAACCTACTGCTGAAACCCGGTGATGTCCTATTCCCGAACCGAGGAACGCGCCTCACGGCCCACGCATTCAGAATGGATCTACCCAACGTCATCGTCGGAGCACAGTTCTTTGTGCTGCGACCGGATTCAACCCAGCTTCTGCCCGGGTATCTGGCCTGGTTTCTCCGCGGGGAGGAAGCAGCAACTCACTTTACCGCCCGACGAAAAGGCACTTTGGTACAAGTCTTGGAACGCAAAGATCTATACGACCTCGCGGTGCCCGTTCCCCCGCTCCCGACTCAAGCACGAATTGTGGAACTCTCCTCCTTGGGACGGAGGGAACGTCAGATCTCCGAACGCCTTACTGAACTTAAATGGCAGGAACTCAACCTGCGGTTGACTACCTTGGCCCACACACCCTAA
- a CDS encoding DUF3892 domain-containing protein, with protein MPETAEIKCINKSDRPNPHERIRNVGGIGNGRRWTLTQADAIAGIESGKWRFFAQAQGSSVWVVVAVSRYGNKYLKTESDGEQPNNLLSLPECP; from the coding sequence ATGCCAGAAACCGCAGAAATTAAGTGTATTAACAAGTCAGACCGCCCGAACCCGCACGAGCGGATTAGGAATGTGGGCGGCATAGGTAATGGACGCCGATGGACTCTCACTCAGGCGGACGCCATCGCCGGAATCGAATCCGGTAAATGGCGGTTTTTCGCGCAGGCCCAAGGAAGCTCGGTCTGGGTGGTCGTGGCGGTCAGCCGCTACGGAAACAAATACCTCAAGACGGAGAGTGATGGTGAGCAACCCAACAACCTGTTGAGCCTGCCCGAGTGCCCGTAA
- a CDS encoding type I restriction-modification system subunit M: MAGTQPAVDYLGPHTLNRIILVNRSNQSEINDVAWRACDTFRGVVDAENYRNYILVMLFWKYMSDVWRDHRDTYLREFKGDEARVARRLARERFQLPAGCDFYSIYEQRTQPDIGERMTIALAGIEEANKAKLEGVFREVDFNSDSKLGQARDRNTRLKLLLQDFADPRLDLRPSVVGEDDVIGNVYEYLLERFASDAGKKAGEFYTPGQVSKLLAILLAPKKGQTICDPSCGSGSLLIKVGRQADERDFALFGQEMNGTTHALCRMNMFLHGMDNFRIEWGDTLRNPRLTEHDHLMKFDIVVANPPFSLDKWGHEDAEKDPFHRYHRGLPPKSKGDYAFITHMIETARERTGKVGVVVPHGVLFRGAAEGKIRQKLIEENLLEAVIGLPANLFFGTGIPAAILLFNKGKTHGDVLFIDASREFKEAKNQSVLTDEQVQKIVDTFRAFKTVDKYAYRATPQEIADNDFNLNIPRYVDTFEEEAEIDLDAVKAEIQRLEAELATVRGKMNGYLKELGL; the protein is encoded by the coding sequence ATGGCAGGAACTCAACCTGCGGTTGACTACCTTGGCCCACACACCCTAAATCGAATTATTCTCGTGAACCGAAGCAACCAATCCGAAATCAATGACGTCGCCTGGCGTGCCTGCGACACCTTCCGTGGTGTCGTCGACGCCGAGAACTACCGGAACTACATCCTCGTGATGCTGTTCTGGAAATACATGTCTGACGTGTGGCGCGATCATCGCGACACCTACCTGCGTGAGTTCAAGGGCGACGAAGCCCGCGTTGCCCGTCGTTTGGCCCGCGAGCGTTTCCAACTTCCGGCCGGGTGCGACTTCTATTCCATCTACGAACAGCGCACCCAACCCGACATCGGAGAGCGAATGACGATAGCCTTGGCTGGCATCGAGGAAGCCAACAAAGCGAAGTTAGAGGGTGTTTTCCGTGAGGTGGACTTCAATTCAGACTCAAAACTAGGACAAGCGCGAGACCGCAACACTCGCCTCAAGCTCCTGCTCCAGGACTTCGCCGATCCTCGACTCGACCTCCGTCCCTCGGTGGTCGGCGAGGATGACGTCATCGGCAATGTCTACGAGTATCTGCTGGAGCGGTTCGCTTCGGATGCCGGGAAGAAAGCCGGTGAGTTCTACACCCCCGGCCAAGTCTCCAAGCTTCTCGCGATCCTACTAGCACCGAAGAAGGGACAGACGATCTGCGACCCCTCCTGCGGTTCCGGTTCTCTGCTCATCAAGGTGGGACGCCAGGCCGATGAGCGGGACTTCGCTCTCTTCGGGCAGGAGATGAACGGCACGACGCACGCCCTGTGCCGCATGAACATGTTCCTGCATGGCATGGATAATTTTCGTATCGAATGGGGTGACACTCTGCGTAACCCGCGACTCACCGAGCACGACCACTTAATGAAGTTCGACATCGTGGTGGCCAATCCACCCTTCTCGCTCGACAAATGGGGCCATGAAGACGCCGAGAAGGATCCCTTCCACCGCTACCACCGGGGTCTCCCCCCCAAGTCCAAGGGGGACTACGCGTTCATCACCCACATGATCGAGACGGCCCGAGAACGCACCGGCAAGGTTGGCGTGGTGGTCCCTCATGGCGTGTTGTTCCGTGGCGCTGCGGAAGGCAAGATCCGCCAGAAACTCATCGAGGAGAATCTGCTGGAAGCGGTCATCGGTCTACCAGCGAATCTCTTCTTCGGCACCGGAATTCCGGCGGCCATCCTGCTTTTCAACAAGGGTAAAACCCACGGCGATGTGCTTTTCATTGACGCTTCCCGCGAGTTCAAGGAGGCGAAGAATCAGAGCGTACTCACCGATGAGCAGGTTCAGAAGATCGTGGATACCTTCCGGGCATTTAAGACGGTCGACAAATATGCCTACCGCGCCACTCCACAGGAGATTGCCGACAACGATTTCAACCTGAACATTCCCCGCTACGTGGATACCTTCGAGGAGGAAGCGGAGATCGATCTGGATGCCGTGAAGGCGGAGATTCAGCGGCTCGAGGCTGAACTTGCGACCGTCCGGGGCAAGATGAACGGCTA